One Paramisgurnus dabryanus chromosome 9, PD_genome_1.1, whole genome shotgun sequence DNA segment encodes these proteins:
- the LOC135773131 gene encoding G2/mitotic-specific cyclin-B1-like isoform X1 → MSPRVTRANSRYVRLNEKASAVPYFLRSRVPLGNASNLIGLNKAVDILPKKEKTVRLKKERTKAKDAGLKAPSTKNENVPVVCETVKQPVACTTEKCDVTLGIERQGAAPQAFSSLLLDIQDVDSGDAGDAQMCSEYVRDIYNYLQQLEVAMAIRRRYLEGQEITGSMRAVALDWLMRVQREFKLREETFFMTVNIVDGFLQNNPVPKKYFQLLCVTAMLIASKYEEIYSPTVGDFAFVTDGTYTCADIRKMEKIILKKLDYNLGKPVASHFLHRACKVGQASPREQELATFLMELAVLDYDLVHVAPSLIAAAAFASSLRILGSGEWSSILQHYTGYKEETLAPVMQGIVRMLEKVTEECKLQEMKIRYAKVSTSVCGAGAKGVSCENMAKLLQ, encoded by the exons ATGTCACCCCGTGTTACAAGA GCAAACTCAAGATATGTGCGGCTAAACGAGAAAGCCTCTGCAGTGCCTTATTTCCTCAGATCCAGGGTACCCTTGGGAAATGCATCTAATCTGATCGGCCTCAATAAAGCTGTTGATATATTACCAAAG AAAGAGAAGACTGTACGGTTAAAGAAAGAGCGCACAAAAGCCAAGGATGCAGGACTCAAAGCTCCTTCAACCAAAAATGAGAACGTCCCTGTGGTGTGTGAAACAGTCAAG CAGCCAGTTGCATGCACGACTGAAAAGTGTGACGTTACTCTGGGTATAGAGCGACAAGGTGCCGCACCTCAAGCTTTCTCCAGTTTGTTGCTTGACATCCAGGATGTGGACTCTGGTGATGCTGGCGATGCTCAGATGTGCAGTGAATATGTGCGGGATATCTACAACTATTTACAACAGCTTGAG GTTGCTATGGCCATTAGACGGCGTTACCTAGAAGGCCAAGAGATTACCGGTTCAATGCGTGCTGTCGCTCTTGACTGGCTCATGCGGGTGCAGAGAGAATTTAAGCTGCGGGAAGAGACCTTTTTTATGACTGTCAACATTGTTGATGGTTTCCTTCAG AACAACCCTGTTCCCAAGAAATACTTTCAGTTGCTCTGTGTGACTGCAATGCTGATTGCTTCAAAGTATGAAGAGATATACTCGCCCACAGTGGGAGACTTTGCATTCGTGACAGATGGTACCTACACCTGTGCAGACATCCGCAAAATGgagaaaataattttaaagaagTTAGATTACAACCTCGGGAAGCCAGTGGCATCTCACTTTCTACACCGGGCCTGCAAAGTTGGCCAG GCTAGTCCAAGAGAGCAGGAATTGGCAACATTCCTTATGGAGCTTGCTGTGCTAGATTATGACCTGGTTCACGTAGCTCCATCTCTCATCGCGGCCGCTGCATTTGCATCTTCTCTGAGAATCCTTGGCTCCGGAGAGTGG AGCTCCATCCTGCAGCATTACACTGGGTACAAGGAGGAAACTTTAGCTCCCGTGATGCAGGGTATTGTACGCATGCTGGAAAAAGTTACAGAGGAATGCAAG TTACAGGAAATGAAAATCAGGTATGCAAAAGTGTCTACAAGTGTCTGTGGAGCTGGTGCCAAGGGCGTGTCCTGTGAGAATATGGCAAAACTTCTCCAATAA
- the LOC135773131 gene encoding G2/mitotic-specific cyclin-B1-like isoform X2 gives MSPRVTRANSRYVRLNEKASAVPYFLRSRVPLGNASNLIGLNKAVDILPKKEKTVRLKKERTKAKDAGLKAPSTKNENVPVVCETVKPVACTTEKCDVTLGIERQGAAPQAFSSLLLDIQDVDSGDAGDAQMCSEYVRDIYNYLQQLEVAMAIRRRYLEGQEITGSMRAVALDWLMRVQREFKLREETFFMTVNIVDGFLQNNPVPKKYFQLLCVTAMLIASKYEEIYSPTVGDFAFVTDGTYTCADIRKMEKIILKKLDYNLGKPVASHFLHRACKVGQASPREQELATFLMELAVLDYDLVHVAPSLIAAAAFASSLRILGSGEWSSILQHYTGYKEETLAPVMQGIVRMLEKVTEECKLQEMKIRYAKVSTSVCGAGAKGVSCENMAKLLQ, from the exons ATGTCACCCCGTGTTACAAGA GCAAACTCAAGATATGTGCGGCTAAACGAGAAAGCCTCTGCAGTGCCTTATTTCCTCAGATCCAGGGTACCCTTGGGAAATGCATCTAATCTGATCGGCCTCAATAAAGCTGTTGATATATTACCAAAG AAAGAGAAGACTGTACGGTTAAAGAAAGAGCGCACAAAAGCCAAGGATGCAGGACTCAAAGCTCCTTCAACCAAAAATGAGAACGTCCCTGTGGTGTGTGAAACAGTCAAG CCAGTTGCATGCACGACTGAAAAGTGTGACGTTACTCTGGGTATAGAGCGACAAGGTGCCGCACCTCAAGCTTTCTCCAGTTTGTTGCTTGACATCCAGGATGTGGACTCTGGTGATGCTGGCGATGCTCAGATGTGCAGTGAATATGTGCGGGATATCTACAACTATTTACAACAGCTTGAG GTTGCTATGGCCATTAGACGGCGTTACCTAGAAGGCCAAGAGATTACCGGTTCAATGCGTGCTGTCGCTCTTGACTGGCTCATGCGGGTGCAGAGAGAATTTAAGCTGCGGGAAGAGACCTTTTTTATGACTGTCAACATTGTTGATGGTTTCCTTCAG AACAACCCTGTTCCCAAGAAATACTTTCAGTTGCTCTGTGTGACTGCAATGCTGATTGCTTCAAAGTATGAAGAGATATACTCGCCCACAGTGGGAGACTTTGCATTCGTGACAGATGGTACCTACACCTGTGCAGACATCCGCAAAATGgagaaaataattttaaagaagTTAGATTACAACCTCGGGAAGCCAGTGGCATCTCACTTTCTACACCGGGCCTGCAAAGTTGGCCAG GCTAGTCCAAGAGAGCAGGAATTGGCAACATTCCTTATGGAGCTTGCTGTGCTAGATTATGACCTGGTTCACGTAGCTCCATCTCTCATCGCGGCCGCTGCATTTGCATCTTCTCTGAGAATCCTTGGCTCCGGAGAGTGG AGCTCCATCCTGCAGCATTACACTGGGTACAAGGAGGAAACTTTAGCTCCCGTGATGCAGGGTATTGTACGCATGCTGGAAAAAGTTACAGAGGAATGCAAG TTACAGGAAATGAAAATCAGGTATGCAAAAGTGTCTACAAGTGTCTGTGGAGCTGGTGCCAAGGGCGTGTCCTGTGAGAATATGGCAAAACTTCTCCAATAA